A region from the Prionailurus viverrinus isolate Anna chromosome E2, UM_Priviv_1.0, whole genome shotgun sequence genome encodes:
- the LOC125152494 gene encoding olfactory receptor 5 produces MERSLELDNVTRVQEFVLLGLSTRPDVRDVLFAVFLTLYLLTLLENTLIIYLICSHIELHKPMYFFLGNLSCLEMCYVSVTMPSLLVGLWTGPYHISFTACMTQLFFFIVLICTECTLLASMAYDRYVAICRPLHYPLLMRPQVCLGLALSSWLGGLLVSVAKTTCIASLSYCGPNVLNHFFCDVSPLLNLSCTHVALTELVDFISAIGILWGSLLMAIASYVAIGRAVLHMSSAAARSKALSTCASHLVVVGIFYSATLFIYARPSRIEAMDLNKVLSVIYTVVTPMCNPVIYCLRNREVQAAFCRTLHQS; encoded by the coding sequence atGGAGAGGTCCTTGGAGTTGGACAATGTGACCAGAGTCCAGGAGTTTGTCTTGTTGGGTTTGTCCACAAGGCCAGATGTAAGGGATGTTCTGTTTGCCGTCTTCCTGACCCTCTACCTGCTGACCCTCCTGGAGAACACACTCATCATCTACCTCATCTGCAGTCACATCGAGCTCCACAAgcccatgtatttcttcctgggCAACCTGAGCTGCCTGGAGATGTGCTACGTGTCCGTGACCATGCCCAGTCTGCTCGTGGGGCTGTGGACTGGACCTTACCATATTTCCTTCACAGCCTGCATGACACAGCTTTTCTTCTTCATAGTCCTCATCTGCACAGAGTGCACCCTCTTGGCCTCCATGGCTTATGACCGCTACGTGGCCATCTGCCGCCCACTCCATTACCCACTGCTCATGAGGCCCCAGGTCTGCCTGGGCTTAGCCTTGTCCTCATGGCTTGGGGGGCTGTTGGTCTCGGTGGCCAAGACGACATGCATTGCCAGCCTTTCCTACTGTGGCCCCAATGTCCTCAACCACTTCTTCTGTGACGTCTCCCCTCTGCTTAACTTGTCCTGCACCCACGTGGCCCTGACAGAGCTGGTGGACTTCATCTCTGCCATCGGCATCCTCTGGGGTTCCCTTCTCATGGCCATTGCCTCCTATGTGGCCATTGGGAGGGCTGTGCTCCACATGTCATCAGCCGCTGCCCGCTCCAAAGCCCTCTCCACCTGCGCCTCCCACCTGGTGGTGGTGGGCATCTTCTACTCAGCCACTCTCTTCATCTACGCCCGTCCCAGCCGCATAGAAGCCATGGACCTCAACAAGGTGCTGTCTGTCATCTACACGGTGGTAACACCCATGTGCAATCCCGTCATCTACTGCCTGCGGAACAGGGAGGTCCAGGCAGCATTCTGCAGAACCCTACACCAGTCCTGA